One window of the Trifolium pratense cultivar HEN17-A07 linkage group LG2, ARS_RC_1.1, whole genome shotgun sequence genome contains the following:
- the LOC123908771 gene encoding pentatricopeptide repeat-containing protein At1g12300, mitochondrial-like, with the protein MSYVASSPNFQKLQNPKFIRFFSSSPKSLYSQFHNQNKDEQNLVCLFNQLLLQNNPSIFRFNKILGSFVKLNQYSTVVSLHREMELNGISSDLVTSNILINCFSQLGQISLSFSVFANILKKGFHPNVITFNTLIKGLCLKGQIHKAFNFHDKVVAQGFRLDQVSYGTLINGLCKLGQTRTALQLLRRVDEKLLQPTVVMYSAIIDSMCKDKLVNHAFDLYSEMIAKKLSPDVVTYSTLINGFCIVGRLKEAIHLFNKMISENINHNIYTFNTLVDAFCKEGKVKEAKNVFAIMIRKGVKPDIVTYNSLMDGYCLVKEINKANGIFNTMAQMGVVPDVQCYNIMINGFCKIKMVDEAMNLFNEMLCRKIIPDTITYSSLIDGLCKSGRISYASELVDEMYDRGQPPNIITYCSILDALCKNHHVDKAIALLTKIKDMGIQPNMCTYNILIDGLCKGGRLNDAQKVFEDLLVKGYNLDVYTYTAMIHGFCNDGLLDEALAILSKMKDNSCIPNAATYEIIIRSLFDKDENDKAEKLLREMISRGLL; encoded by the coding sequence atgtCGTATGTTGCTTCTTCTCCTAATTTTCAAAAACTCCAAAACCCTAAATTCATTCGCTTCTTCTCCTCTTCACCTAAAAGCCTATACTCTCAATTCCACAACCAAAATAAAGACGAACAAAATCTCGTTTGCTTATTCAATCAATTGCTCCTTCAGAACAATCCATCCATCTTCcgatttaacaaaattttaggtTCCTTTGTTAAGCTAAATCAATACTCCACTGTTGTTTCACTTCATCGAGAGATGGAATTAAATGGAATTTCCTCAGATTTAGTCACTTCCAACATATTGATCAATTGTTTTTCACAATTAGGTCAAATCTCTCTTTCCTTTTCTGTATTTGCCAACATTCTCAAAAAGGGTTTTCATCCAAATGTCATAACCTTTAATACACTCATCAAGGGTCTCTGTCTCAAAGGTCAGATCCATAAAGCATTCAACTTTCATGATAAGGTCGTAGCGCAGGGATTCCGGTTAGATCAAGTTAGTTATGGGACCTTGATCAATGGGTTATGTAAACTTGGACAAACAAGAACAGCCCTACAACTGCTGAGACGAGTTGATGAGAAACTGCTTCAACCTACTGTGGTAATGTACAGTGCAATTATTGATAGTATGTGCAAGGATAAACTTGTTAATCATGCTTTTGATTTATACTCTGAAATGATTGCTAAGAAACTTTCTCCTGATGTAGTCACTTACAGTACTTTAATTAATGGCTTTTGCATCGTAGGTCGGTTAAAAGAAGCAATTCATCtgtttaataaaatgatatCGGAAAACATCAACCATAATATTTATACCTTTAATACGTTGGTTGATGCATTTTGTAAGGAAGGAAAAGTGAAAGAAGCTAAAAATGTGTTTGCTATCATGATCAGAAAAGGTGTTAAACCTGATATTGTTACTTATAACTCTTTAATGGATGGATATTGCTTAGTTAAAGAAATTAACAAGGCCAATGGTATATTCAACACTATGGCTCAGATGGGAGTGGTTCCTGATGTTCAATGCTACAATATCATGATTAATGGATTTTGTAAGATTAAAATGGTAGATGAAGCCATGAATCTCTTCAATGAAATGCTTTGTAGAAAAATTATTCCTGATACGATAACTTACAGTTcccttattgatggtttgtgcaaATCGGGAAGAATCTCATATGCTTCAGAGCTTGTCGATGAGATGTATGATAGAGGTCAACCACCTAATATAATTACTTATTGTTCTATATTAGATGCTTTATGCAAAAATCACCATGTTGACAAGGCAATTGctttattaacaaaaattaaagatatgGGTATTCAACCAAACATGTGCACATATAATATTCTTATTGATGGATTGTGTAAAGGTGGAAGATTGAATGACGCTCAAAAGGTTTTTGAGGATCTTCTGGTCAAAGGCTACAATCTTGATGTCTATACATATACTGCTATGATCCATGGGTTTTGTAACGATGGGTTGCTTGATGAAGCATTGGCCATACTATCAAAAATGAAAGACAATAGTTGCATTCCAAATGCCGCAACGTATGAAATTATTATCCGTTCTCTATTTGAtaaagatgaaaatgataagGCAGAGAAACTTCTTCGTGAAATGATTTCAAGAGGTCTGTTGTAA